The following are from one region of the Anabas testudineus chromosome 2, fAnaTes1.2, whole genome shotgun sequence genome:
- the LOC113164446 gene encoding gap junction gamma-1 protein-like isoform X2, which translates to MSWSFLTRLLDEISNHSTFVGKIWLTVLIIFRIVLTAVGGETIYYDEQSKFVCNTQQPGCENVCYDAFAPLSHVRFWIFQVIMITTPTIMYLGFAMHKIARMEDGDYRPGKKQQQQKKRIPIISRGAARDYEEAEDNGEEDPMIIEEVESDKPDKAEKSPEKKHDGRRRILRDGLMKVYVCQLLWRSAFEVAFLFGQYILYGFEVIPSYVCTRSPCPHSVDCFVSRPTEKTIFLLVMYVVSFLCLLLTILEIIHLGVGGIRDTFRRRATRNPRAPPPRSSRALPTAPPGYHATMKKEKLKGELRDSPIADSGRESFGDEGPSCRELERLRRHLKLAQQHLDLAYQADEGSPSRSSSPEVNTAQTAAEQNRLNFAQEKQGEASEKGK; encoded by the exons ATGAGTTGGAGCTTCCTAACTCGTCTGCTGGACGAGATCTCCAACCACTCCACCTTCGTGGGGAAGATCTGGCTGACAGTGCTCATCATTTTCCGCATCGTGCTGACAGCTGTCGGGGGTGAAACCATCTACTACGATGAACAGAGTAAATTTGTCTGCAACACGCAACAGCCTGGGTGTGAGAATGTGTGCTATGATGCGTTTGCGCCACTCTCACACGTCCGATTCTGGATCTTTCAG GTGATCATGATCACCACTCCCACCATCATGTACCTGGGCTTTGCCATGCACAAGATCGCCCGCATGGAAGACGGTGACTACCGACCTGgcaagaagcagcagcagcagaagaagaggatACCCATCATCAGCCGCGGGGCAGCTCGGGACTACGAGGAGGCAGAGGACAATGGAGAAGAAGACCCAATGATCATTGAAGAGGTTGAATCAGATAAGCctgacaaagcagaaaaaa GCCCAGAGAAAAAGCATGATGGTCGTCGGCGGATCCTGCGTGATGGCCTGATGAAAGTCTATGTGTGCCAGCTCCTGTGGCGCTCTGCCTTCGAGGTTGCCTTCCTTTTTGGCCAGTACATCCTCTATGGCTTTGAGGTGATTCCCTCCTACGTCTGCACTCGCTCACCTTGCCCGCACTCGGTGGACTGCTTTGTGTCGCGCCCCACCGAGAAGACCATCTTCCTGCTGGTGATGTACGTCGTGTCTTTCCTGTGTTTGCTCCTCACCATCCTGGAAATCATCCATTTGGGGGTTGGCGGCATCCGGGACACCTTCCGCAGGCGAGCCACCCGCAACCCGCGCGCCCCACCGCCACGCTCTTCACGTGCCTTGCCGACAGCCCCACCTGGATACCATGCTACCATGAAGAAGGAGAAACTAAAAGGAGAGCTGAGGGATTCACCAATTGCAGATTCCGGAAGGGAGAGTTTTGGGGACGAAGGACCCTCGTGCAGGGAGCTAGAGCGCTTGAGGAGGCACCTGAAGCTGGCCCAGCAGCACCTTGACTTGGCCTACCAGGCAGATGAAGGAAGCCCTTCACGAAGCAGCAGCCCGGAAGTCAACACTGCACAAACGGCTGCTGAACAGAACCGCCTCAACTTCGCCCAGGAAAAGCAGGGAGAGGCGAGTGAGAAAGGTAAATAG
- the LOC113164446 gene encoding gap junction gamma-1 protein-like isoform X1 yields the protein MSWSFLTRLLDEISNHSTFVGKIWLTVLIIFRIVLTAVGGETIYYDEQSKFVCNTQQPGCENVCYDAFAPLSHVRFWIFQVIMITTPTIMYLGFAMHKIARMEDGDYRPGKKQQQQKKRIPIISRGAARDYEEAEDNGEEDPMIIEEVESDKPDKAEKSPEKKHDGRRRILRDGLMKVYVCQLLWRSAFEVAFLFGQYILYGFEVIPSYVCTRSPCPHSVDCFVSRPTEKTIFLLVMYVVSFLCLLLTILEIIHLGVGGIRDTFRRRATRNPRAPPPRSSRALPTAPPGYHATMKKEKLKGELRDSPIADSGRESFGDEGPSCRELERLRRHLKLAQQHLDLAYQADEGSPSRSSSPEVNTAQTAAEQNRLNFAQEKQGEASEKGIHA from the exons ATGAGTTGGAGCTTCCTAACTCGTCTGCTGGACGAGATCTCCAACCACTCCACCTTCGTGGGGAAGATCTGGCTGACAGTGCTCATCATTTTCCGCATCGTGCTGACAGCTGTCGGGGGTGAAACCATCTACTACGATGAACAGAGTAAATTTGTCTGCAACACGCAACAGCCTGGGTGTGAGAATGTGTGCTATGATGCGTTTGCGCCACTCTCACACGTCCGATTCTGGATCTTTCAG GTGATCATGATCACCACTCCCACCATCATGTACCTGGGCTTTGCCATGCACAAGATCGCCCGCATGGAAGACGGTGACTACCGACCTGgcaagaagcagcagcagcagaagaagaggatACCCATCATCAGCCGCGGGGCAGCTCGGGACTACGAGGAGGCAGAGGACAATGGAGAAGAAGACCCAATGATCATTGAAGAGGTTGAATCAGATAAGCctgacaaagcagaaaaaa GCCCAGAGAAAAAGCATGATGGTCGTCGGCGGATCCTGCGTGATGGCCTGATGAAAGTCTATGTGTGCCAGCTCCTGTGGCGCTCTGCCTTCGAGGTTGCCTTCCTTTTTGGCCAGTACATCCTCTATGGCTTTGAGGTGATTCCCTCCTACGTCTGCACTCGCTCACCTTGCCCGCACTCGGTGGACTGCTTTGTGTCGCGCCCCACCGAGAAGACCATCTTCCTGCTGGTGATGTACGTCGTGTCTTTCCTGTGTTTGCTCCTCACCATCCTGGAAATCATCCATTTGGGGGTTGGCGGCATCCGGGACACCTTCCGCAGGCGAGCCACCCGCAACCCGCGCGCCCCACCGCCACGCTCTTCACGTGCCTTGCCGACAGCCCCACCTGGATACCATGCTACCATGAAGAAGGAGAAACTAAAAGGAGAGCTGAGGGATTCACCAATTGCAGATTCCGGAAGGGAGAGTTTTGGGGACGAAGGACCCTCGTGCAGGGAGCTAGAGCGCTTGAGGAGGCACCTGAAGCTGGCCCAGCAGCACCTTGACTTGGCCTACCAGGCAGATGAAGGAAGCCCTTCACGAAGCAGCAGCCCGGAAGTCAACACTGCACAAACGGCTGCTGAACAGAACCGCCTCAACTTCGCCCAGGAAAAGCAGGGAGAGGCGAGTGAGAAAG GAATACATGCCTGA
- the inha gene encoding inhibin alpha chain: protein MVSCALLILSPLWLYGLIQACRGEELSREAVLSWFRERVLKGLGLEESPVATAQGPDGDVAQPETRHLHRMASRISRTAWVNHKSSATQETSQIILFPSSDSSCARSDSAPRETTSNHFTYYFQPSMNNHETVATSAHFWFYVGEGVSDNSSAPLFILTAAQQLLQAAEAPSKKSSDGWTTYHLDQNLLSSVAKGPFLLQVRCLTCHCHPSESDKMPFLHVHAQPRGPVRSPRHAPVTIPWSPTAIDLLQRPSLDRPHYSDCHRAEIEISFEELGWDNWIVHPKVLTFYYCHGNCSAWDRTTTMLGITQCCAPVPGTMKSLRITTTSDGGYSFKYEILPNIIPEECTCI from the exons ATGGTTTCCTGTGCTCTCCTTATCCTGAGTCCTTTATGGCTCTACGGCCTGATTCAAGCCTGCAGGGGAGAGGAGCTGTCCAGGGAAGCGGTGTTGTCCTGGTTCAGAGAGCGGGTTCTGAAGGGCCTCGGGCTGGAGGAGTCTCCTGTGGCCACAGCTCAGGGTCCTGATGGAGACGTGGCACAGCCAGAAACAAGGCACTTGCATCGTATGGCTTCCAGGATTAGCAGGACAGCGTGGGTCAACCATAAAAGCAGTGCCACCCAGGAAACATCTCAAATTATTCTGTTCCCCAGTTCTG ACTCATCTTGTGCCAGGTCTGACTCTGCTCCCAGAGAAACCACCAGCAACCACTTCACATATTATTTCCAGCCTTCCATGAACAACCATGAGACTGTGGCCACATCTGCCCACTTCTGGTTCTATGTAGGTGAAGGTGTCTCGGACAACTCCTCGGCCCCGTTGTTCATTCTTACTGCAGCGCAGCAGCTTCTTCAGGCAGCAGAAGCTCCATCAAAGAAGAGTTCTGATGGATGGACCACCTATCACCTGGATCAGAATCTGCTGTCCTCTGTGGCTAAAGGCCCTTTTCTGCTCCAGGTGCGCTGTCTGACCTGTCACTGCCACCCTAGCGAATCAGACAAGATGCCCTTTCTTCACGTCCATGCTCAGCCTCGTGGTCCTGTCCGTTCACCCCGTCATGCACCAGTAACCATTCCCTGGTCTCCTACTGCTATCGACCTGCTCCAGCGCCCCTCTCTGGACAGGCCTCATTACAGTGACTGCCACCGAGCGGAGATTGAAATCAGCTTTGAGGAGCTGGGCTGGGACAACTGGATCGTGCATCCGAAGGTTCTGACTTTCTATTACTGTCACGGGAACTGCTCGGCCTGGGATCGAACCACTACCATGCTGGGGATCACTCAGTGCTGCGCCCCTGTCCCAGGTACTATGAAGTCACTGAGAATCACCACCACATCTGATGGAGGCTACTCGTTCAAGTATGAGATTTTGCCCAATATCATACCTGAAGAGTGCACTTGCATCTGA